One region of Carassius gibelio isolate Cgi1373 ecotype wild population from Czech Republic chromosome A1, carGib1.2-hapl.c, whole genome shotgun sequence genomic DNA includes:
- the LOC127988473 gene encoding ephrin-B2a isoform X2 produces the protein MFVPGKGVVLYPQIGDKMDIVCPRIKPGSTEQTNIEYFRVYLVPKEQLETCRVTKSDMLLLNCDKPDQDVKFTFKFQEFSPNLWGLEFFKGKDYHIISTSNSTFEGLDNHDGGVCKTKSMKLILKFGQSPTDSFSAKNHPTRYPPKNPENKDQNTFSTEKDMVSRVDPMQNGEAGGESGETVGSSGSEVALFAGIASGAVIFIIIIIALVALLNRRHQKHSAQCSAQLPLNTLPKRGSAASGGSNNNSSEPSDIIFPLRTSGSMYCPHYEKVSGDYGHPVYIVQEMPPQNPANIYYKV, from the exons GTTTGTCCCTGGAAAGGGTGTAGTGCTATACCCTCAGATCGGAGACAAAATGGACATTGTGTGTCCAAGAATCAAGCCAGGCTCTACTGAGCAGACGAACATTGAATACTTCCGGGTCTATCTTGTTCCCAAAGAACAACTTGAGACCTGTCGAGTAACTAAGAGCGACATGTTACTGCTCAACTGTGACAAGCCGGACCAGGACGTAAAGTTTACCTTCAAGTTTCAAGAGTTCAGCCCCAACCTGTGGGGCCTGGAGTTCTTCAAAGGGAAGGACTATCACATCATCT CCACATCTAACAGCACTTTTGAAGGTCTGGACAACCACGATGGTGGTGTTTGCAAGACCAAGTCCATGAAGCTGATCCTGAAATTTGGACAGA GTCCTACAGATTCATTCTCAGCAAAAAATCATCCAACACGATATCCTCCAAAAAACCCTGAAAATAAGGACCAAAACACCTTCAGCACAGAAAAAGATATGGTCAGCAGAGTTG ACCCTATGCAGAATGGTGAGGCCGGAGGCGAGAGCGGAGAGACTGTAGGATCTAGTGGATCCGAAGTAGCCCTGTTTGCTGGTATTGCATCCGGTGcagtcatcttcatcatcatcatcattgctcTGGTAGCGCTGCTGAATCGTCGCCATCAGAAACACTCAGCGCAGTGCTCCGCCCAACTGCCATTAAACACGCTGCCCAAGCGCGGAAGTGCTGCCAGTGGAGGCAGCAACAATAACAGCTCGGAGCCGAGTGACATCATCTTTCCACTGCGGACCTCAGGAAGCATGTACTGTCCGCACTATGAAAAGGTCAGTGGAGACTACGGGCACCCTGTCTACATCGTCCAAGAAATGCCGCCACAAAATCCAGCAAACATTTACTACAAAGTTTGA